From Rhinopithecus roxellana isolate Shanxi Qingling chromosome 17, ASM756505v1, whole genome shotgun sequence, one genomic window encodes:
- the CCDC142 gene encoding coiled-coil domain-containing protein 142 isoform X4, producing MARASRSGSLPPLVIVTPLRAQPGGTGEEQWERRQTGALRGEVHGWPGGTSGGTPWWPTPAGVSEDYEADAAGWRRGPAGGGPIPPALQRLRAVLLRLLREREQLLQARDCACHLQAAVRLMKTLSPGSPSGGPSPLPQWCRDLQLHPSQGAVLQIGLGETLEPLLLARPIGLAAQCLEAVIEMQLRALGREPASPGLSSQLAELLLALPAYHTLQGKTLSHVPGAARPFPTSRVLRLLTGERGCQVASRLDEALRGSGLRDQLRRQCHEEQDLLPGLLGLVGGVAGSASCELRLGGAGALWSQYWTLLWAACAQSLDLNLGPWRDLRATAQQLSQALGQGFCQALRSALGGQSSLPTSSRTAELLQQLFPPLLDALREPRLRVIFCQPADPAPVALGLCTLQTTLLWFLGRAQQYLAAWDPASFLLLIQKDLPPLLHEAEALSHLASEESLALEVEQQLGLEIQKLTAQIQLLPEESLRLFSQECHKQAMQGFKLYMPRGRYWRLHLCPELPSAPSEYAGLVVRTILEPVLQGLQGLPPQAQAPALGQALTAIVGAWLDHILTHGIRFSLQGALQLRQDFGVVRELLEEEQWSLSPDLRQTLLMLSIFQQLDGALLCLLQQPLSKSQVHRRPPCCCACQEVQTMELPSSCLNSLESLEPPLQPGTSPAQTAQLQSTLGGGGPSLEGYLVGNQQAWLALRQHQRPRWHLPFFSCLRTSPES from the exons ATGGCTCGGGCGTCTCGCTCTGGTAGCCTGCCTCCACTTGTTATCGTGACCCCACTGAGGGCGCAACCCGGGGGCACTGGGGAGGAGCAGTGGGAGAGAAGGCAAACAGGCGCTCTTCGCGGGGAGGTTCACGGTTGGCCGGGCGGAACTTCTGGAGGGACGCCGTGGTGGCCGACGCCGGCGGGTGTGAGCGAGGATTATGAGGCTGATGCTGCGGGCTGGAGGCGAGGGCCCGCAGGTGGCGGCCCGATCCCTCCCGCGCTGCAGCGTCTCCGGGCCGTGTTGCTGCGGCTGCTTCGCGAGCGGGAGCAGCTCCTCCAGGCCCGAGACTGCGCCTGCCACCTACAGGCGGCTGTGCGCCTCATGAAGACCCTGAGTCCTGGCTCGCCATCCGGCGGCCCTAGCCCCTTACCCCAGTGGTGCCGCGACCTGCAGCTGCACCCTTCCCAAGGGGCAGTCCTGCAAATCGGCCTTGGGGAGACTCTCGAGCCGCTGCTGCTAGCGCGCCCCATCGGACTAGCCGCCCAGTGCCTGGAGGCTGTCATCGAGATGCAGCTTCGCGCTCTCGGCCGGGAGCCCGCCAGCccaggcctgtcatcccaacttGCCGAACTTCTCCTGGCACTTCCCGCCTATCACACGCTACAGGGAAAAACCTTGAGCCACGTCCCGGGGGCTGCACGTCCTTTCCCCACGTCCCGTGTGCTCCGCCTCTTGACGGGGGAGCGGGGTTGCCAGGTGGCAAGTCGGCTGGACGAGGCGCTCCGGGGATCGGGATTGAGGGACCAGCTCCGCAGGCAGTGCCATGAGGAGCAGGATCTGCTACCAGGGCTGCTGGGCCTGGTGGGGGGCGTGGCGGGTTCAGCCAGCTGTGAACTACGGCTTGGAGGGGCTGGAGCCTTGTGGAGCCAATATTGGACCCTGCTGTGGGCAGCCTGTGCTCAGAGTCTGGACCTAAATCTGGGACCTTGGAGGGACCTCAGGGCAACAGCGCAACAGCTGAGTCAGGCACTGGGTCAGG GTTTCTGCCAGGCCTTGCGATCAGCTCTTGGGGGTCAGAGCAGCCTTCCCACATCCTCTCGCACTGCTGAACTTTTGCAGCagctctttcctcctctcttggATGCCCTTCGAGAGCCCAGGTTACGAGTGATTTTCTGCCAGCCTGCAG ATCCTGCGCCTGTCGCCCTAGGTCTCTGTACCCTGCAGACCACCTTGCTTTGGTTCCTGGGCAGAGCTCAGCAGTACTTGGCAGCATGGGACCCAGCTTCCTTCCTGCTCCTGATCCAAAAGGACTTACCT CCTCTATTGCATGAGGCAGAAGCTTTGTCTCACCTGGCCTCAGAGGAAAGCTTAGCTCTGGAAGTGGAGCAGCAGCTGGGCCTGGAGATCCAGAAGCTGACTGCACAGATCCAG CTCCTGCCTGAAGAGTCACTACGTCTCTTTTCTCAAGAATGTCATAAACAAGCCATGCAAGGTTTCAAGCTCTACATGCCACGGGGTCGGTACTGGCGGCTTCATCTCTGTCCTG AACTTCCCAGTGCTCCTAGTGAGTATGCTGGTTTAGTGGTCCGCACCATACTGGAGCCTGTGTTACAAGGATTGCAAGGGTTGCCACCCCAAGCCCAGGCCCCTGCCCTCGGTCAGGCACTGACAGCCATCGTGGGTGCCTGGCTGGACCACATTCTTACCCATGGGATTCGGTTCAG CCTGCAGGGAGCGTTGCAGCTCAGACAAGACTTTGGAGTGGTCAGGGAGTTGCTGGAAGAGGAGCAGTGGAGCCTCTCCCCTGATCTCCGCCAGACGCTTCTTATGCTCAGCATCTTCCAGCAGCTGGATGGAGCCCTGCTGTGTCTGTTGCAGCAGCCCCTGAGCAAGTCTCAAGTCCACAGGAGGCCCCCCTGTTGCT GTGCTTGTCAGGAGGTCCAGACCATGGAATTGCCCAGCAGCTGCCTCAATAGCCTGGAGAGCTTGGAGCCCCCTCTCCAGCCTGGAACATCTCCAGCCCAGACAGCTCAGCTGCAAAGCACACTAGGGGGAGGGGGACCTAGCCTGGAGGGCTACCTAGTGGGAAATCAGCAGGCCTGGCTTGCCCTCAGGCAACACCAGCGACCCCGTTGGCACCTGCCATTTTTTTCCTGCCTGCGAACTAGTCCTGAATCCTAA
- the CCDC142 gene encoding coiled-coil domain-containing protein 142 isoform X2: MARASRSGSLPPLVIVTPLRAQPGGTGEEQWERRQTGALRGEVHGWPGGTSGGTPWWPTPAGVSEDYEADAAGWRRGPAGGGPIPPALQRLRAVLLRLLREREQLLQARDCACHLQAAVRLMKTLSPGSPSGGPSPLPQWCRDLQLHPSQGAVLQIGLGETLEPLLLARPIGLAAQCLEAVIEMQLRALGREPASPGLSSQLAELLLALPAYHTLQGKTLSHVPGAARPFPTSRVLRLLTGERGCQVASRLDEALRGSGLRDQLRRQCHEEQDLLPGLLGLVGGVAGSASCELRLGGAGALWSQYWTLLWAACAQSLDLNLGPWRDLRATAQQLSQALGQASLPQECERELASLCHSLLHQSLIWSWDQGFCQALRSALGGQSSLPTSSRTAELLQQLFPPLLDALREPRLRVIFCQPAGLCTLQTTLLWFLGRAQQYLAAWDPASFLLLIQKDLPPLLHEAEALSHLASEESLALEVEQQLGLEIQKLTAQIQLLPEESLRLFSQECHKQAMQGFKLYMPRGRYWRLHLCPELPSAPSEYAGLVVRTILEPVLQGLQGLPPQAQAPALGQALTAIVGAWLDHILTHGIRFSLQGALQLRQDFGVVRELLEEEQWSLSPDLRQTLLMLSIFQQLDGALLCLLQQPLSKSQVHRRPPCCCACQEVQTMELPSSCLNSLESLEPPLQPGTSPAQTAQLQSTLGGGGPSLEGYLVGNQQAWLALRQHQRPRWHLPFFSCLRTSPES; this comes from the exons ATGGCTCGGGCGTCTCGCTCTGGTAGCCTGCCTCCACTTGTTATCGTGACCCCACTGAGGGCGCAACCCGGGGGCACTGGGGAGGAGCAGTGGGAGAGAAGGCAAACAGGCGCTCTTCGCGGGGAGGTTCACGGTTGGCCGGGCGGAACTTCTGGAGGGACGCCGTGGTGGCCGACGCCGGCGGGTGTGAGCGAGGATTATGAGGCTGATGCTGCGGGCTGGAGGCGAGGGCCCGCAGGTGGCGGCCCGATCCCTCCCGCGCTGCAGCGTCTCCGGGCCGTGTTGCTGCGGCTGCTTCGCGAGCGGGAGCAGCTCCTCCAGGCCCGAGACTGCGCCTGCCACCTACAGGCGGCTGTGCGCCTCATGAAGACCCTGAGTCCTGGCTCGCCATCCGGCGGCCCTAGCCCCTTACCCCAGTGGTGCCGCGACCTGCAGCTGCACCCTTCCCAAGGGGCAGTCCTGCAAATCGGCCTTGGGGAGACTCTCGAGCCGCTGCTGCTAGCGCGCCCCATCGGACTAGCCGCCCAGTGCCTGGAGGCTGTCATCGAGATGCAGCTTCGCGCTCTCGGCCGGGAGCCCGCCAGCccaggcctgtcatcccaacttGCCGAACTTCTCCTGGCACTTCCCGCCTATCACACGCTACAGGGAAAAACCTTGAGCCACGTCCCGGGGGCTGCACGTCCTTTCCCCACGTCCCGTGTGCTCCGCCTCTTGACGGGGGAGCGGGGTTGCCAGGTGGCAAGTCGGCTGGACGAGGCGCTCCGGGGATCGGGATTGAGGGACCAGCTCCGCAGGCAGTGCCATGAGGAGCAGGATCTGCTACCAGGGCTGCTGGGCCTGGTGGGGGGCGTGGCGGGTTCAGCCAGCTGTGAACTACGGCTTGGAGGGGCTGGAGCCTTGTGGAGCCAATATTGGACCCTGCTGTGGGCAGCCTGTGCTCAGAGTCTGGACCTAAATCTGGGACCTTGGAGGGACCTCAGGGCAACAGCGCAACAGCTGAGTCAGGCACTGGGTCAGG CATCCCTGCCTCAGGAGTGTGAGAGGGAGCTGGCTTCCTTGTGTCACAGCTTACTTCATCAGTCGCTTATCTGGAGCTGGGACCAAG GTTTCTGCCAGGCCTTGCGATCAGCTCTTGGGGGTCAGAGCAGCCTTCCCACATCCTCTCGCACTGCTGAACTTTTGCAGCagctctttcctcctctcttggATGCCCTTCGAGAGCCCAGGTTACGAGTGATTTTCTGCCAGCCTGCAG GTCTCTGTACCCTGCAGACCACCTTGCTTTGGTTCCTGGGCAGAGCTCAGCAGTACTTGGCAGCATGGGACCCAGCTTCCTTCCTGCTCCTGATCCAAAAGGACTTACCT CCTCTATTGCATGAGGCAGAAGCTTTGTCTCACCTGGCCTCAGAGGAAAGCTTAGCTCTGGAAGTGGAGCAGCAGCTGGGCCTGGAGATCCAGAAGCTGACTGCACAGATCCAG CTCCTGCCTGAAGAGTCACTACGTCTCTTTTCTCAAGAATGTCATAAACAAGCCATGCAAGGTTTCAAGCTCTACATGCCACGGGGTCGGTACTGGCGGCTTCATCTCTGTCCTG AACTTCCCAGTGCTCCTAGTGAGTATGCTGGTTTAGTGGTCCGCACCATACTGGAGCCTGTGTTACAAGGATTGCAAGGGTTGCCACCCCAAGCCCAGGCCCCTGCCCTCGGTCAGGCACTGACAGCCATCGTGGGTGCCTGGCTGGACCACATTCTTACCCATGGGATTCGGTTCAG CCTGCAGGGAGCGTTGCAGCTCAGACAAGACTTTGGAGTGGTCAGGGAGTTGCTGGAAGAGGAGCAGTGGAGCCTCTCCCCTGATCTCCGCCAGACGCTTCTTATGCTCAGCATCTTCCAGCAGCTGGATGGAGCCCTGCTGTGTCTGTTGCAGCAGCCCCTGAGCAAGTCTCAAGTCCACAGGAGGCCCCCCTGTTGCT GTGCTTGTCAGGAGGTCCAGACCATGGAATTGCCCAGCAGCTGCCTCAATAGCCTGGAGAGCTTGGAGCCCCCTCTCCAGCCTGGAACATCTCCAGCCCAGACAGCTCAGCTGCAAAGCACACTAGGGGGAGGGGGACCTAGCCTGGAGGGCTACCTAGTGGGAAATCAGCAGGCCTGGCTTGCCCTCAGGCAACACCAGCGACCCCGTTGGCACCTGCCATTTTTTTCCTGCCTGCGAACTAGTCCTGAATCCTAA
- the CCDC142 gene encoding coiled-coil domain-containing protein 142 isoform X1, whose translation MARASRSGSLPPLVIVTPLRAQPGGTGEEQWERRQTGALRGEVHGWPGGTSGGTPWWPTPAGVSEDYEADAAGWRRGPAGGGPIPPALQRLRAVLLRLLREREQLLQARDCACHLQAAVRLMKTLSPGSPSGGPSPLPQWCRDLQLHPSQGAVLQIGLGETLEPLLLARPIGLAAQCLEAVIEMQLRALGREPASPGLSSQLAELLLALPAYHTLQGKTLSHVPGAARPFPTSRVLRLLTGERGCQVASRLDEALRGSGLRDQLRRQCHEEQDLLPGLLGLVGGVAGSASCELRLGGAGALWSQYWTLLWAACAQSLDLNLGPWRDLRATAQQLSQALGQASLPQECERELASLCHSLLHQSLIWSWDQGFCQALRSALGGQSSLPTSSRTAELLQQLFPPLLDALREPRLRVIFCQPADPAPVALGLCTLQTTLLWFLGRAQQYLAAWDPASFLLLIQKDLPPLLHEAEALSHLASEESLALEVEQQLGLEIQKLTAQIQLLPEESLRLFSQECHKQAMQGFKLYMPRGRYWRLHLCPELPSAPSEYAGLVVRTILEPVLQGLQGLPPQAQAPALGQALTAIVGAWLDHILTHGIRFSLQGALQLRQDFGVVRELLEEEQWSLSPDLRQTLLMLSIFQQLDGALLCLLQQPLSKSQVHRRPPCCCACQEVQTMELPSSCLNSLESLEPPLQPGTSPAQTAQLQSTLGGGGPSLEGYLVGNQQAWLALRQHQRPRWHLPFFSCLRTSPES comes from the exons ATGGCTCGGGCGTCTCGCTCTGGTAGCCTGCCTCCACTTGTTATCGTGACCCCACTGAGGGCGCAACCCGGGGGCACTGGGGAGGAGCAGTGGGAGAGAAGGCAAACAGGCGCTCTTCGCGGGGAGGTTCACGGTTGGCCGGGCGGAACTTCTGGAGGGACGCCGTGGTGGCCGACGCCGGCGGGTGTGAGCGAGGATTATGAGGCTGATGCTGCGGGCTGGAGGCGAGGGCCCGCAGGTGGCGGCCCGATCCCTCCCGCGCTGCAGCGTCTCCGGGCCGTGTTGCTGCGGCTGCTTCGCGAGCGGGAGCAGCTCCTCCAGGCCCGAGACTGCGCCTGCCACCTACAGGCGGCTGTGCGCCTCATGAAGACCCTGAGTCCTGGCTCGCCATCCGGCGGCCCTAGCCCCTTACCCCAGTGGTGCCGCGACCTGCAGCTGCACCCTTCCCAAGGGGCAGTCCTGCAAATCGGCCTTGGGGAGACTCTCGAGCCGCTGCTGCTAGCGCGCCCCATCGGACTAGCCGCCCAGTGCCTGGAGGCTGTCATCGAGATGCAGCTTCGCGCTCTCGGCCGGGAGCCCGCCAGCccaggcctgtcatcccaacttGCCGAACTTCTCCTGGCACTTCCCGCCTATCACACGCTACAGGGAAAAACCTTGAGCCACGTCCCGGGGGCTGCACGTCCTTTCCCCACGTCCCGTGTGCTCCGCCTCTTGACGGGGGAGCGGGGTTGCCAGGTGGCAAGTCGGCTGGACGAGGCGCTCCGGGGATCGGGATTGAGGGACCAGCTCCGCAGGCAGTGCCATGAGGAGCAGGATCTGCTACCAGGGCTGCTGGGCCTGGTGGGGGGCGTGGCGGGTTCAGCCAGCTGTGAACTACGGCTTGGAGGGGCTGGAGCCTTGTGGAGCCAATATTGGACCCTGCTGTGGGCAGCCTGTGCTCAGAGTCTGGACCTAAATCTGGGACCTTGGAGGGACCTCAGGGCAACAGCGCAACAGCTGAGTCAGGCACTGGGTCAGG CATCCCTGCCTCAGGAGTGTGAGAGGGAGCTGGCTTCCTTGTGTCACAGCTTACTTCATCAGTCGCTTATCTGGAGCTGGGACCAAG GTTTCTGCCAGGCCTTGCGATCAGCTCTTGGGGGTCAGAGCAGCCTTCCCACATCCTCTCGCACTGCTGAACTTTTGCAGCagctctttcctcctctcttggATGCCCTTCGAGAGCCCAGGTTACGAGTGATTTTCTGCCAGCCTGCAG ATCCTGCGCCTGTCGCCCTAGGTCTCTGTACCCTGCAGACCACCTTGCTTTGGTTCCTGGGCAGAGCTCAGCAGTACTTGGCAGCATGGGACCCAGCTTCCTTCCTGCTCCTGATCCAAAAGGACTTACCT CCTCTATTGCATGAGGCAGAAGCTTTGTCTCACCTGGCCTCAGAGGAAAGCTTAGCTCTGGAAGTGGAGCAGCAGCTGGGCCTGGAGATCCAGAAGCTGACTGCACAGATCCAG CTCCTGCCTGAAGAGTCACTACGTCTCTTTTCTCAAGAATGTCATAAACAAGCCATGCAAGGTTTCAAGCTCTACATGCCACGGGGTCGGTACTGGCGGCTTCATCTCTGTCCTG AACTTCCCAGTGCTCCTAGTGAGTATGCTGGTTTAGTGGTCCGCACCATACTGGAGCCTGTGTTACAAGGATTGCAAGGGTTGCCACCCCAAGCCCAGGCCCCTGCCCTCGGTCAGGCACTGACAGCCATCGTGGGTGCCTGGCTGGACCACATTCTTACCCATGGGATTCGGTTCAG CCTGCAGGGAGCGTTGCAGCTCAGACAAGACTTTGGAGTGGTCAGGGAGTTGCTGGAAGAGGAGCAGTGGAGCCTCTCCCCTGATCTCCGCCAGACGCTTCTTATGCTCAGCATCTTCCAGCAGCTGGATGGAGCCCTGCTGTGTCTGTTGCAGCAGCCCCTGAGCAAGTCTCAAGTCCACAGGAGGCCCCCCTGTTGCT GTGCTTGTCAGGAGGTCCAGACCATGGAATTGCCCAGCAGCTGCCTCAATAGCCTGGAGAGCTTGGAGCCCCCTCTCCAGCCTGGAACATCTCCAGCCCAGACAGCTCAGCTGCAAAGCACACTAGGGGGAGGGGGACCTAGCCTGGAGGGCTACCTAGTGGGAAATCAGCAGGCCTGGCTTGCCCTCAGGCAACACCAGCGACCCCGTTGGCACCTGCCATTTTTTTCCTGCCTGCGAACTAGTCCTGAATCCTAA
- the MRPL53 gene encoding 39S ribosomal protein L53, mitochondrial encodes MHCAETTSLLPDFLRLGWGALSCGSQAGLPADGRKSLSSRSTAIHGLTLCDTSACTSSSGVEVTMAAALARLGLWPVKQVRVQFCPFEKNVESTRTFLQAVSSEKVRSTNLNCSVIADVRHDGSEPCVDVLFGDGHRLIMRGAHLTAVEMLTAFASHIRARDAAGSRDKPGAGTGC; translated from the exons ATGCATTGTGCCGAAACCACCTCTCTCCTTCCTGACTTCCTCCGCCTGGGCTGGGGAGCCCTGAGCTGCGGTTCGCAGGCCGGCTTGCCTGCCGACGGCCGGAAGTCTCTATCCAGCAGAAGCACAGCCATTCACGGCCTAACGCTATGCGACACTTCCGCCTGCACGAGCTCTTCCGGGGTGGAGGTCACCATGGCAGCTGCCTTGGCTCGGCTTGGTCTGTGGCCTGTAAAGCAGGTTCGGGTTCAATTCTGCCCCTTCGAGAAAAACGTGGAATCGACGAG GACCTTCCTCCAGGCGGTGAGCAGCGAGAAGGTCCGCTCCACTAATCTCAACTGCTCAGTGATTGCGGACGTGAGGCACGACGGCTCCGAGCCCTGCGTGGACGTGCTGTTCG GAGACGGGCATCGCCTGATTATGCGCGGCGCTCATCTCACCGCTGTGGAAATGCTCACTGCCTTCGCTTCCCACATCCGGGCCAGGGACGCGGCGGGCAGCCGGGACAAGCCGGGCGCTGGTACTGGTTGCTGA
- the CCDC142 gene encoding coiled-coil domain-containing protein 142 isoform X3 codes for MARASRSGSLPPLVIVTPLRAQPGGTGEEQWERRQTGALRGEVHGWPGGTSGGTPWWPTPAGVSEDYEADAAGWRRGPAGGGPIPPALQRLRAVLLRLLREREQLLQARDCACHLQAAVRLMKTLSPGSPSGGPSPLPQWCRDLQLHPSQGAVLQIGLGETLEPLLLARPIGLAAQCLEAVIEMQLRALGREPASPGLSSQLAELLLALPAYHTLQGKTLSHVPGAARPFPTSRVLRLLTGERGCQVASRLDEALRGSGLRDQLRRQCHEEQDLLPGLLGLVGGVAGSASCELRLGGAGALWSQYWTLLWAACAQSLDLNLGPWRDLRATAQQLSQALGQASLPQECERELASLCHSLLHQSLIWSWDQGFCQALRSALGGQSSLPTSSRTAELLQQLFPPLLDALREPRLRVIFCQPADPAPVALGLCTLQTTLLWFLGRAQQYLAAWDPASFLLLIQKDLPPLLHEAEALSHLASEESLALEVEQQLGLEIQKLTAQIQLLPEESLRLFSQECHKQAMQGFKLYMPRELPSAPSEYAGLVVRTILEPVLQGLQGLPPQAQAPALGQALTAIVGAWLDHILTHGIRFSLQGALQLRQDFGVVRELLEEEQWSLSPDLRQTLLMLSIFQQLDGALLCLLQQPLSKSQVHRRPPCCCACQEVQTMELPSSCLNSLESLEPPLQPGTSPAQTAQLQSTLGGGGPSLEGYLVGNQQAWLALRQHQRPRWHLPFFSCLRTSPES; via the exons ATGGCTCGGGCGTCTCGCTCTGGTAGCCTGCCTCCACTTGTTATCGTGACCCCACTGAGGGCGCAACCCGGGGGCACTGGGGAGGAGCAGTGGGAGAGAAGGCAAACAGGCGCTCTTCGCGGGGAGGTTCACGGTTGGCCGGGCGGAACTTCTGGAGGGACGCCGTGGTGGCCGACGCCGGCGGGTGTGAGCGAGGATTATGAGGCTGATGCTGCGGGCTGGAGGCGAGGGCCCGCAGGTGGCGGCCCGATCCCTCCCGCGCTGCAGCGTCTCCGGGCCGTGTTGCTGCGGCTGCTTCGCGAGCGGGAGCAGCTCCTCCAGGCCCGAGACTGCGCCTGCCACCTACAGGCGGCTGTGCGCCTCATGAAGACCCTGAGTCCTGGCTCGCCATCCGGCGGCCCTAGCCCCTTACCCCAGTGGTGCCGCGACCTGCAGCTGCACCCTTCCCAAGGGGCAGTCCTGCAAATCGGCCTTGGGGAGACTCTCGAGCCGCTGCTGCTAGCGCGCCCCATCGGACTAGCCGCCCAGTGCCTGGAGGCTGTCATCGAGATGCAGCTTCGCGCTCTCGGCCGGGAGCCCGCCAGCccaggcctgtcatcccaacttGCCGAACTTCTCCTGGCACTTCCCGCCTATCACACGCTACAGGGAAAAACCTTGAGCCACGTCCCGGGGGCTGCACGTCCTTTCCCCACGTCCCGTGTGCTCCGCCTCTTGACGGGGGAGCGGGGTTGCCAGGTGGCAAGTCGGCTGGACGAGGCGCTCCGGGGATCGGGATTGAGGGACCAGCTCCGCAGGCAGTGCCATGAGGAGCAGGATCTGCTACCAGGGCTGCTGGGCCTGGTGGGGGGCGTGGCGGGTTCAGCCAGCTGTGAACTACGGCTTGGAGGGGCTGGAGCCTTGTGGAGCCAATATTGGACCCTGCTGTGGGCAGCCTGTGCTCAGAGTCTGGACCTAAATCTGGGACCTTGGAGGGACCTCAGGGCAACAGCGCAACAGCTGAGTCAGGCACTGGGTCAGG CATCCCTGCCTCAGGAGTGTGAGAGGGAGCTGGCTTCCTTGTGTCACAGCTTACTTCATCAGTCGCTTATCTGGAGCTGGGACCAAG GTTTCTGCCAGGCCTTGCGATCAGCTCTTGGGGGTCAGAGCAGCCTTCCCACATCCTCTCGCACTGCTGAACTTTTGCAGCagctctttcctcctctcttggATGCCCTTCGAGAGCCCAGGTTACGAGTGATTTTCTGCCAGCCTGCAG ATCCTGCGCCTGTCGCCCTAGGTCTCTGTACCCTGCAGACCACCTTGCTTTGGTTCCTGGGCAGAGCTCAGCAGTACTTGGCAGCATGGGACCCAGCTTCCTTCCTGCTCCTGATCCAAAAGGACTTACCT CCTCTATTGCATGAGGCAGAAGCTTTGTCTCACCTGGCCTCAGAGGAAAGCTTAGCTCTGGAAGTGGAGCAGCAGCTGGGCCTGGAGATCCAGAAGCTGACTGCACAGATCCAG CTCCTGCCTGAAGAGTCACTACGTCTCTTTTCTCAAGAATGTCATAAACAAGCCATGCAAGGTTTCAAGCTCTACATGCCACGGG AACTTCCCAGTGCTCCTAGTGAGTATGCTGGTTTAGTGGTCCGCACCATACTGGAGCCTGTGTTACAAGGATTGCAAGGGTTGCCACCCCAAGCCCAGGCCCCTGCCCTCGGTCAGGCACTGACAGCCATCGTGGGTGCCTGGCTGGACCACATTCTTACCCATGGGATTCGGTTCAG CCTGCAGGGAGCGTTGCAGCTCAGACAAGACTTTGGAGTGGTCAGGGAGTTGCTGGAAGAGGAGCAGTGGAGCCTCTCCCCTGATCTCCGCCAGACGCTTCTTATGCTCAGCATCTTCCAGCAGCTGGATGGAGCCCTGCTGTGTCTGTTGCAGCAGCCCCTGAGCAAGTCTCAAGTCCACAGGAGGCCCCCCTGTTGCT GTGCTTGTCAGGAGGTCCAGACCATGGAATTGCCCAGCAGCTGCCTCAATAGCCTGGAGAGCTTGGAGCCCCCTCTCCAGCCTGGAACATCTCCAGCCCAGACAGCTCAGCTGCAAAGCACACTAGGGGGAGGGGGACCTAGCCTGGAGGGCTACCTAGTGGGAAATCAGCAGGCCTGGCTTGCCCTCAGGCAACACCAGCGACCCCGTTGGCACCTGCCATTTTTTTCCTGCCTGCGAACTAGTCCTGAATCCTAA